The following proteins are co-located in the Manihot esculenta cultivar AM560-2 chromosome 7, M.esculenta_v8, whole genome shotgun sequence genome:
- the LOC122723999 gene encoding exopolygalacturonase-like produces MDSKAHVCTVYLLLLFAFTSEALPNTFDVTKYGAKAGSDITKALLSAWKEGCAAAGSGKVVVPKGKYFLGVVDLIGPCKGAMHLQVEGTLVAPAKASQHSKNSWVTLRYLDRLTVSGGGAFDGQGEIAWERAHCGDRCKTPLPINLRFDFVTNSIVEDVTSIDSKQFHVNVLGSKNLTFQRFSVKAPGHSLNTDGIHIGRSEGINIINSNIVTGDDCISIGQGSKQVRITNVRCGHGHGISVGSLGKYEKEEPVSGIYVKNCTIYDTDNGVRIKTWPALYGGTASNIHFEDIVMQNVSNPIIIDQMYCPWNLCNRKKPSKVQISDVSFKNIQGSSRTPTAVQITCSSSVPCKDIVLSNVNLKYTGSKGSAKSVCTNVKPRIIGKLIPGGC; encoded by the exons ATGGATTCCAAGGCACATGTATGCACAGTATACCTGTTGTTGCTGTTTGCTTTTACGAGCGAAGCTCTGcccaatacctttgatgtcacaaAATATGGTGCCAAGGCAGGATCGGATATCACTAAG GCTTTATTGAGTGCGTGGAAAGAGGGATGTGCAGCAGCGGGTTCCGGCAAAGTCGTGGTACCAAAAGGGAAGTACTTTTTAGGCGTGGTGGATTTGATAGGCCCTTGCAAGGGTGCCATGCATCTTCAAGTGGAAGGAACGTTGGTGGCGCCAGCAAAAGCTAGCCAACACAGCAAGAATAGCTGGGTTACATTGAGATACCTGGACCGATTAACGGTATCCGGTGGCGGGGCCTTCGACGGACAAGGAGAAATTGCTTGGGAGCGAGCGCACTGTGGCGACAGATGCAAGACACCACTTCCAATT AACCTACGGTTTGACTTCGTCACCAACAGCATAGTTGAGGACGTAACTTCCATCGATAGCAAGCAGTTCCACGTCAATGTCCTCGGCAGCAAAAACCTCACCTTCCAGCGGTTTTCAGTGAAAGCCCCGGGACATAGTCTCAACACCGATGGAATTCACATTGGACGATCGGAGGGGATCAacataattaattcaaatattgtCACCGGTGATGATTGCATCTCCATTGGCCAGGGGAGCAAGCAAGTACGAATCACAAATGTAAGGTGCGGACACGGGCATGGCATTAGTGTTGGAAGCTTAGGAAAGTACGAGAAGGAAGAACCTGTGTCCGGAATTTATGTAAAGAATTGCACAATATACGACACTGACAATGGCGTGAGAATTAAGACTTGGCCCGCATTGTATGGTGGCACTGCGTCGAATATCCATTTCGAGGACATCGTCATGCAGAACGTCAGCAATCCCatcattatagatcaaatgtacTGCCCATGGAACCTATGCAATCGGAag AAGCCATCAAAAGTTCAAATCAGCGACGTCAGCTTCAAGAATATTCAAGGATCGTCAAGAACGCCCACGGCCGTTCAAATTACGTGCAGCAGCAGCGTACCATGCAAGGACATTGTGCTTTCTAACGTTAACCTCAAGTACACCGGATCTAAGGGATCTGCAAAATCTGTTTGTACAAATGTAAAGCCTAGGATTATAGGAAAGTTGATTCCGGGAGGATGCTAA
- the LOC122724000 gene encoding exopolygalacturonase-like encodes MPKQCVCTREKRNCGCGNTDPSASNTTRIAEVRKSEALPNTFDVTKYGAKAGSDITKALLSAWKEGCAAAGSGKVVVPKGKYFLGVVDLIGPCKGAMHLQVEGTLVAPAKASQHSKNSWVTLRYLDRLTVSGGGAFDGQGEIAWERAHCGDRCKTPLPINLRFDFVTNSIVEDVTSIDSKQFHVNVLGSKNLTFQRFSVKAPGHSLNTDGIHIGRSEGINIINSNIVTGDDCISIGQGSKQVRITNVRCGHGHGISVGSLGKYEKEEPVSGIYVKNCTIYDTDNGVRIKTWPALYGGIASNIHFEDIVMQNVSNPIIIDQMYCPWNLCNRKKPSKVQISDVSFKNIQGSSRTPTAVQITCSSSVPCKDIVLSNVNLKYTGSKGSAKSKTVRMHAREKELRVRQHRSFRVQHD; translated from the exons atgcc AAAACAGTGCGTATGCACGCGCGAGAAAAGGAATTGCGGGTGCGGCAACACCGATCCTTCCGCGTCCAACACGACTAGAATTGCGGAAGTACGAAAAAG CGAAGCTCTGcccaatacctttgatgtcacgaAATATGGTGCCAAGGCAGGATCGGATATCACTAAG GCTTTATTGAGTGCGTGGAAAGAGGGATGTGCAGCAGCGGGTTCCGGCAAAGTCGTGGTACCAAAAGGGAAGTACTTTTTAGGCGTGGTGGATTTGATAGGCCCTTGCAAGGGTGCCATGCATCTTCAAGTGGAAGGAACGTTGGTGGCGCCAGCAAAAGCTAGCCAACACAGCAAGAATAGCTGGGTTACATTGAGATACCTGGACCGATTAACGGTATCCGGTGGCGGGGCCTTCGACGGACAAGGAGAAATTGCTTGGGAGCGAGCGCACTGTGGCGACAGATGCAAGACACCACTTCCAATT AACCTACGGTTTGACTTCGTCACCAACAGCATAGTTGAGGACGTAACTTCCATCGATAGCAAGCAGTTCCACGTCAATGTCCTCGGCAGCAAAAACCTCACCTTCCAGCGGTTTTCAGTGAAAGCCCCGGGACATAGTCTCAACACCGATGGAATTCACATTGGACGATCGGAGGGGATCAACATAATTAATTCAAACATTGTCACCGGTGATGATTGCATCTCCATTGGCCAGGGGAGCAAGCAAGTACGAATCACAAATGTAAGGTGCGGACACGGGCATGGCATTAGTGTTGGAAGCTTAGGAAAGTACGAGAAGGAAGAACCTGTGTCCGGAATTTATGTAAAGAATTGCACAATATACGACACTGACAATGGCGTGAGAATTAAGACTTGGCCCGCATTGTATGGTGGCATTGCGTCGAATATCCATTTCGAGGACATCGTCATGCAGAACGTCAGCAATCCCatcattatagatcaaatgtacTGCCCATGGAACCTATGCAATCGGAag AAGCCATCAAAAGTTCAAATCAGCGACGTCAGCTTCAAGAATATTCAAGGATCGTCAAGAACGCCCACGGCCGTTCAAATTACGTGCAGCAGCAGCGTACCATGCAAGGACATTGTGCTTTCTAACGTTAACCTCAAGTACACCGGATCTAAGGGATCTGCAAAATCT AAAACAGTGCGTATGCACGCGCGAGAAAAGGAATTGCGGGTGCGGCAACACCGATCCTTCCGCGTCCAACACGACTAG